In the genome of Dromiciops gliroides isolate mDroGli1 chromosome 1, mDroGli1.pri, whole genome shotgun sequence, the window agctagTTGAGtaacaaaagggaagaatttcATCCTAAAACCATATTCCTGCATTGTTAAACTAAAGGTAAGATGCCAAAGGCTGTTTTAGCAATTttgctgttctttctttcttttcttttcttttttttttgcagggaaatgagggttaagtgactttcccagggtcacacagctagtaagtatcaaatgtctgaggccggatttgaactctgttcctcctgaatccaggactgggtgggtgctttatccactgcaccacctagctaccttgctGTTCTCTCTTAATGCATTCCTTTAGGGACTTTTACCACTCTAAAGGCATCTACTACAATCTCTATGCATAATGTTCAACTCTATGGCTCCAGTCCTTTCCTCTTGTACTCAGGTTAACTATTTCTAATGTCATACAAACTTATCTAGATACTCAGGTAACATTAAGAACTCTTCAGTGTGGTTACTTCCTCCAAGAGAGAATCCCAGTCAAGGTGATTTGTGTCCATTTCCTTCTAGAAAACTTCTATGGATCATGTACCCAAAGTTCTGTAAGCTTTCTCCTGGTTCAGGTGGCaaaaaatagtttacatttatacagtgctttgagATTGGTAAAGCACCTTAAACatgttttatttgatcctcacaacaatcatggaaggtgggtgttattatattctcattttacagataaggaaactgaacctgaaaaaaattacattattttcAGAGGCTcttatagctagtgtctgaggtggcatTGGAACCTGGATATTCCTGACTCAGTCCATCACAGGAGTActgtcaaacccaaatagaattTGATCCCTGCAGGGACTAACTAGacaactacaaattaacattatccatgctgtattgtatttttggtttttttgttttgttttttgtggggcaatgggagttaagtgacttgcccagggtcacacagctactaagtgtcaagtgtctgaggtgggatttgaactcaggtcctcctgaatccagggctagtgctttatccactgcacctgtATTTTTATATAGCCActgtgtattgtatttttatttattttgttaaacatttcttaacCAGGGCAGGCCATAAATTTGACACCTCCGTATTACAGAATACTGGTTCTTTTGTTGCCCATTGATTTATGTTTCCTTTTCACTACTTAACCAACCCACCTTCTTTTCTGATCATATGTGTGGTCTTATAATGTAGCAAGTATTTCTTACATCAATTCTTCTGATCAAGACCACTAAGATATAGGTGATTGTGTTATGTATGTATTACACTACAACCTAATATTTACCATGTGTTGCCATTGTTTTTTGAGTCATCTACAATTCTGATTCTTTTGGGACTGAGATACTCAATGGCTTACAACcattatttttgttatcattcagtcatttttagtcatgtctgactcttcatgacctccatctggggttttcttggcaaagatactgaagtggtttgccattactttctccaactcattttacagatgagacagctgaggcaaacaagattaagtgacttgcccaggttcatagagctaatgtctgaggccagatttgaactcaagaagaggagtcttcctgactccaggtctggcactctatacactgtgttgACTAACTGCCTTATTATGTTACAAGGAAAATGTTAAGAGATGGTCTTTTGTAGCAAAGGGTAGCTGAGGACCACTGAAAATGCTTAGGCATTTACCAAATACAATATGGCCCTATCTTCTCCTATGGAGTTCTGAACACAGTTCACCATCCATCTTCAATCCATATccaatttacatatttatatacatactcaCTCAACATCGATGGGTTGACCATCTGTCAATTTGGACAATATACATTTGTCATCAccctggcatttttttttctcctatgagAATGCCCTGACCAATTTCTTTGGAATAATTATGTATATCACGAAGGAGACTTTGTAGTGGTCTAGTGTTTGGGATTTGATGCCATTCATTAATTATCACTGACAAAGAggaacaattgaaaaaaaaacaaaccttaccATCTATGGCAAATCCTTCTGTTTGTCCTATATCAAGGGAATCCTTCATGTCATAAACCAATATCCTGGGTGAACATATGCCCTTGTTTTATGTTTTACTGATGTTAACACTCATTGAGAGTTATTCAACAAAGTCATCTCcatgtttgtttttgtcataGAATCTTGCATTATTTCAACATGcacatttatgtatgcatgtaaagACAGACTTTAGAAGttgcattttcttttatgaaaagaTGCTTTTTAAGAAATTAGATAAAGTGGagttttttcttctcattcagGTAATGGTGTGACTAGAATGATATGACAGTCTGCTACATAGGAAAAAGGAAACCTACAAAAAACTTGCTTGTCTCCTTGTCCTATTTACATCAAGGGTATCCTTCCCATATGCATAGGTTATTCATATAAAGGATTTTATAGATACGAGAGAATAGACTCATAGGTTGGTATTTGCTGATATTTCCATCCCTTtggattttcctttctttaagatACTTTGAAAATCAATCCCCAACTGTATTTAAAATTGTGTTGCCTCTTCCAACAATATCTTATCTATGTAGCAGAAAATACGTTTGGCCAAGTCTCACTAATCTTCTcagttttatgtttttttgttgtcattgctaCTCACTTGGAAAGTCTATTAAGttaggatgcagtggatagaacaccagccctggattcaggaggacctgagttcaaatccagcctcagacccttgacacttactagctatgtgaccctgggcgagtcacttaaccccaactgcctcaccaaaaaaaaaaaaaaaagttaggagtcgggggcagctaggtggcgcagtggataaagcaccagtcctggattcaggagaacctgagttcaaatccaacctcacacactcaacacttactagctgtgtgactctgggcaaatgcCCCCCAGCCCCCTTATAAAAAGAAGCTAAGAGTCTACAAAAGGTGACTCCATTATCATATTCATCAAAAACAAATTATGGAAATGCGAGTAGGTCTCTTCCATTTTACATCTATTCCTCTGCTCTCTTGTTTCCATCTAAAAATGCTCTTGGAGTGGGTTTCACTGATTCTCAAAGTCTGCATGGTCATGCTCTCCTTCACTTCTCTTTTGCCATTTTTGGTAAACCTCCAACTTTCGTCCCAAGGTTATAGAAATGAATTTATACACAAAATTGGGGGTTTTAAACCTCAAACTTTAAACTCAACTTGAAAACTCAAAAttgggggtccatgaacttgttttaaaatattctgataactatatttctatataattggtttccttagtcatctttattttattcattgataAACACTATCCTGAGAAGCAGCTTCAGCAGACTAACAGAGGTTCATGACtcaaaatggttaagaactcttgctctaATCCATATGGTCCTTGCCTGCCATGTCTGTCTACTTGGCTAAGAGAtcaaatgtctattgactgacaCATTGTCTGGTTTGTTTCAAACTTCCTACTGTAGCTAATGAGTTGCATTAgcaacattttaagaaaaatggtaaaaacaaaacagagcttTTAAGTTTGTCTATTTCTCGTCTTTTGTAGCCAAATTATATTCAAACAAGCTTGGCTCAAGAAGTCATACATTATAACTTCTCTCTACATCCTCTGCAATCCTAGCTGGTTTCATTTCATCATAGTAATGTTCAGTTTTCCACAATGGTTTCTGTTCTTCTCTAAAGCATTTATGGTGTGGGGCATCAGGATACAagccatttatttttgtttcttgacTACAAACTATTTTTCAACACAATTTTTGAAGTGCCATGACCATCCTTAAAGTATTAAAGCACTTGGCTTAGAGAACCTTGAAgaatctctctcctcctttttcattctcttcagtggatactgacatataaaataaatttatcttcATGATGGACTTATTTGCTTATCCCCATTTTGAGcaccaaaaaaatcaagacaTCCAAATATCTTATGAAATTATgtttctcgggggcagctaggtggtacagtggataaagcactggccctgaagtcaggaggacctgagttcaaatccagcctcagacacttgacacttactagctgtgtgaccttgggcaagtcacttaaccctcattgtcctgttcccccccccccgaaaaaaaaaaaaaagaaattatgtttctcGTTGCCTTGGAGCAAACAAAGCATCGACTCTACCGATTCCATTATATGCACATTTCAGGGAGAAAATATGAGTTATCTTCCCATTTATATGCAACATTTGTGGAGGGGAGatcttctggttttgcttattCCAGAATATGGTTGAATATGATTCAGTTGCTCAAGTAATATATTACCTCACTAGTCGCTAGACACAGATTGCATGTGAAGAATTCCAAGAGATAAATTAATATTggtagatgggggcagctagatggcacagtggataaagcaccagccctagattcaggaggacttgagttcaaatccagcctcagacacttgacacttactagctgtgtgaccctgggcaagtcatttaaccctcattgtcctgcatatatatgtatatagatgatcAAAGAACTACATTATTTTTAGTACCCTCCAATCCTAGTTGCATCAGCCTCCTTATTGCCTTTCTTAAATTCATGCACATTCTCACCTCCTGATTAGAGTATCCTCTCAttacttctatttatttaaattctACCCATTGATATGTTGATACATACAATCTCCTCCAAGAAGCTTTTCTAGCCACACTAATGTCTCCCATCCTCTTACCTTGAATTGCTCTTACAGTTTATATTATATAGTTTGGCACTTAACTGCtttaatattttgaatttataaaTTGTACCTAATCATTAGCTTTGTTTCCACAACTACCACTTATACTCCTTAAGCGGGAAGAGTATGGTCTtatatttcatttgtcttttgtgTCTTCTACATTGGTGAGCATTATTGTCAGATATATAGAAGGTAGTCTACAAATACATGCTGATTAACTGACCTTGAACAagcatgttttaaaaaacaaaacaaaaacagtctcaAAAACAAACTGCACATCTGTTACAACTGCACAAACTGACAGATGATCAGGAGAGCAGCTTTGTCTGCAGATCTAAAGCTTACTTGTTAAATATTCTTTTACATTATAGGTACAGATCATGACCCTGACAATTCTGGAGGGTCAGTCACGGATATCATCAGGACCTTTCGAGGTGCTCCCCAAATTCACTATGAAGAATTCCCTGATTCTGCTATAGAAGGGTGGACTGGAACGACTCCAACTAAAGAGAAGTGTGCCATGGATAAATCAAGTATTGTTACTCTTCGTGTCAACAATAACACCATGGGCTATCTGACGAGCTCCCTAAGCACCAAGCTGATACCTGCCATCTACATTGTGGTATTCTCAGTGGGTGTGTCAGTCAACACAGCAACCCTGTGGATGCTTTACTTCCAGACCAAGTCCATCTCTATGAACATCTTCTACGTTAACTTGGCTGTGGCGGATCTCCTCTTCTGTGTCACACTTCCCTTTAAGATAGCCTATCACCTCCATGGAAACAACTGGCTCTTTGGAGAAGCCATGTGCCGAATGACTACCGCTGTTTTCTATGGCAATATGTATTGTACTACTCTGCTCCTTGCCTGCATCAGCATCAGCCGTTATCTGGCCATTGTTCACCCTTTCACCTACCGTGGGCTGCCAAAGCGCACTTATGCAATATTTGCCTGTGGCTTGGTGTGGGCCACTCTTTTCTTATATATGGTGCCACTCTTCATAACAAAGCAAGTGTATTACCTGGACCAACTTGGGATCTATACCTGTCATGATGTACACAACACCTGTGAAATGATGTCACCCTTCCATCTCTACTACTTCATCTCTCTGGCCTTTGTTGGATTTGTAATTCCACTTGTTATCATTATCTTCTGTTACACATCCATCATCCGGACACTTAAGGCCTATGATCAGAAATGGTTCTGGTATATTAAAGTGAGTCTCCTCATCCTAGTGATTTTTGCTATTTGTTTCACGCCAAGCAACATATTACTTATTACTCATCATGTGaactactacaacaacaacacagaTGACTTATATTTTTCCTATCTTATAGCATTGTGCCTGGGCAGCCTGAACAGTTGCCTAGATCCATTCCTTTACTTTCTCATGTCCAAAATCACAGATCGGTCCAGTGCCTACGTGACAATCATCAAGACATCTTAAAGACCACTAAGGAAATAtgatgtctatatgtatgtggtACTGAAATATATATTTCTAAGAAGTTCTGCTCTATGTATTCATCTTATGAGGtacaaagatataaatatatgtaagctGCAGTTTCTATATTCTACATACACACAATTCTGGCAATAACTAGCATTTTGTTAGACATAGTTTTCAGTTCATTACTGCAAGAATGCTATTTGACAGGAAAATCTACAGTCAACTTTGTATCAATAATAAAATCTATATGCAtatgagaaggaaaaagattCATTTAGTTCATGCTAGTGAACAATTATCAGTACTGGGAAGGTCAGACTCATCATTCTAAGAGCAAGTTTTTGATGTTCCTTCAGAGGGGCTGGCTGAGGATGACAGAAGTCCCTGACAGTCTATCCTACTTGCACAAAGTcaccttatttttttaagttgtacctttctaatcttgtacATGGTGTTCTGAACAAATAATCTTAACTTGTttcacatattaaaaaataattttcatagaaATTAATGCGGAGTGCTATATATACAGACTTCAGGTTTTTGCAGGAATTTCaatatggaaagaagagaaaaatattatatCTGATAAAGTAGGTCCATAAAGTCAGGgcttaaaaaaacatatatatcaGCCTCAATAAAAATAATCACGCTATAATATTGGCTAAAAcaaatgaacaggggcagcta includes:
- the F2RL2 gene encoding proteinase-activated receptor 3, translated to MKTLLWATIQLLFLSSTLSQSGTDHDPDNSGGSVTDIIRTFRGAPQIHYEEFPDSAIEGWTGTTPTKEKCAMDKSSIVTLRVNNNTMGYLTSSLSTKLIPAIYIVVFSVGVSVNTATLWMLYFQTKSISMNIFYVNLAVADLLFCVTLPFKIAYHLHGNNWLFGEAMCRMTTAVFYGNMYCTTLLLACISISRYLAIVHPFTYRGLPKRTYAIFACGLVWATLFLYMVPLFITKQVYYLDQLGIYTCHDVHNTCEMMSPFHLYYFISLAFVGFVIPLVIIIFCYTSIIRTLKAYDQKWFWYIKVSLLILVIFAICFTPSNILLITHHVNYYNNNTDDLYFSYLIALCLGSLNSCLDPFLYFLMSKITDRSSAYVTIIKTS